A genomic stretch from Malus domestica chromosome 15, GDT2T_hap1 includes:
- the LOC103456360 gene encoding probable phosphoinositide phosphatase SAC9: MESAGGGIRETSVIVVTLDTGEVYIIASLSSRLDTQVIHVDPTTGVLRYNAKPGFDVFKSEKEALDYITDGSHWSCRSTTYAHAILGYAALGSIGLLLVATKLTASVPNLPGGGCIYTVTESQWIKIQLQNPQPQGKGEEKNVNELTDLDINGKHYFCEARDITRPFPSRMSLREPDDEFVWNAWFSMPFKNIGLSQHCVTLLQGFAECRTFGTLGKVDGIVALIARRSRLHPGTRYLARGLNSCFSTGNEVECEQLVWVPRRAGQTVPFNTYVWRRGTIPIWWGAELKITAAEAEIYVSDSDPYKGSAEYYQRLSKRYDARNFDVAFGGSRNRKAFVPIVCINLLRSGEGKSECILVQHFEESLNYIKSTGKLPYTRIHLINYDWHASIKLKGEQQTIEGLWKHLKAHTVSIGISEGDFLPSRERIKDCRGEIIYNDDFEGAFCLRSRQNGVIRFNCADSLDRTNAASYFGSLQVFMEQCRRLCISLDSDLAFGYQSMSNYGGYTAPLPPGWEKRSDAVTGKTFYVDHNTRTTTWTHPCPDKPWKRFDMAFEEFKRSTILSPVSQLADIFLLAGDIHATLYTGSKAMHSQILSIFNDDAGKFKQFSAAQNMKITLQRRYKNAVVDSSRQKQLEIFLGMRLFKHLPSVSFHPLNVVSRPSGFFLKPVANMFPSSNGGASLLSFKRKDLVWVCPQAADVVELFIYLGEPCHVCQLLLTISHGVDDSTYPSTVDVRTGRSLDGLKLVLEGASIPHCVNGTNLLIPLTGAISPEDMAVTGAGSRLHAQDTSSLPLLYDFEELEGELDFLTRVVALTFYPAVSGKSPITFGEIEVLGVSLPWKGVFTNEGPGASLPEQAKNLQNENNLFSTGSKTNPFSGASSNEYVTVPVQPSASANNLVDLLTGEVVLSEHFAAPVIGNAEDKGGDLLDFLDQAIVEYHGAETDHKSHDGKPLDSSSQQYIDCLKSIAGPRMEKKLNFMEAMKLEIERLRLDISAAERDRALLSIGTDPATINPNVLLDERYMGRLCRVANSVALLGQASLEDKITSAVGLETTDDTAIDFWNITSFGERCYGGTCEVRAETNAPTRASFSESSGGVSPSLFLCSQCERKVCKVCCAGRGALLVAGYGSREAMSYNGVVNQGGSGHGFQVDVSTNHTVVLDSVICKRCCDDTVLDALILDYVRVLVSKRRSARADSAAHEALNQVIGYSVRNCLSERNQSPDRPRTIKVLQKLLGSVESLAEFPFASFLHSVETGADSAPFLSLLAPLESGSRHSYWKAPPSTTSVEFVIVLGTLSDVSGVVLLISPCGYSEADAPTVQIWASNKIHKEERSCMGKWDLQSQITSSSEYYGPEKSVRENEVPRHVKFEFGNPVRCRIIWITLRLQRPGSKSLNLDNLNLLSLDENPFAEVTRRASFGGKVEREPCIHAKRILVVGSSVKKEMVDTSQASDPMNLKGWLERSPPLNRFRVPIEAERLLDHDIILEQYLSPASPLLAGFRLDAFGAIRPLVTHSPFSNAHIWDTSATLVDERHISPAVLYIQVSAVQEPHSIVPIAEYRLPEAKSGTAMYFDFPREIQTRRIMFKLLGDITAFADDPTEQDDAGSRGVPVAAGLSLANKIKLYYYADPYELGKWASLSAV, encoded by the exons CAAGGGAAAGGAGAAGAAAAGAATGTTAATGAATTAACTGATCTTGACATTAATGGGAAGCACTACTTTTGTGAGGCAAGGGATATCACTCGACCATTTCCTAGCCGTATGAGCTTGCGTGAGCCCGATGATGAATTTGTTTGGAACGCCTGGTTCTCGATGCCTTTCAAAAACATTGGGTTGTCGCAGCATTGTGTCACTCTTCTGCAG GGTTTTGCGGAGTGTCGAACTTTTGGAACCTTAGGGAAGGTGGACGGAATTGTTGCTCTCATAGCTCGTCGTAGTAGGTTGCATCCTGGTACTCGGTACTTGGCTAGGGGATTGAATTCTTGTTTTAGCACAG GAAATGAAGTGGAGTGTGAGCAACTTGTATGGGTCCCTAGAAGGGCTGGTCAAACTGTTCCTTTTAACACATACGTGTGGCGACGCGGCACAATTCCAATTTGGTGGGGTGCAGAGTTAAAGATTACTGCTGCAGAAGCAGAAATATACGTTTCGGATAGTGATCCTTATAAAGGAAGTGCGGAGTACTACCAGAGGTTGAGTAAGAGGTATGATGCACGAAATTTTGATGTAGCCTTTGGGGGGAGTCGGAATAGAAAAGCGTTTGTTCCAATTGTTTGCATCAACTTGCTTAGGAGTGGAGAAGGAAAGTCAGAATGTATTTTAGTTCAACATTTTGAGGAATCTTTAAACTACATCAAGTCAACTGGAAAACTTCCTTATACTCGAATTCACTTGATAAATTATGACTGGCATGCCAGTATAAAGTTAAAAGGTGAACAGCAAACCATCGAAGGATTATGGAAACATCTAAAAGCACACACTGTTTCCATAGGCATTTCTGAGGGAGATTTTTTGCCTTCGCGGGAAAGAATTAAGGACTGCAGAGGAGAAATTATCTACAATGATGACTTTGAAGGCGCCTTCTGCTTAAGATCACGTCAAAATGGTGTGATACGTTTCAACTGTGCTGATTCTTTGGATAGGACAAATGCTGCAAGTTATTTTGGCTCCCTCCAGGTTTTCATGGAGCAGTGTAGGCGGCTTTGTATATCACTTGATAGTGATTTGGCATTTGGTTATCAGTCAATGAGTAATTATGGTGGCTATACTGCTCCTTTGCCACCAGGCTGGGAGAAGAGATCTGATGCAGTAACAGGGAAAACTTTTTATGTTGATCACAACACTAGGACCACAACATGGACGCATCCGTGTCCCGATAAACCTTGGAAGAGATTTGATATGGCATTTGAGGAGTTTAAGAGGTCAACAATTTTATCACCGGTATCCCAGCTTGCTGATATTTTTCTGCTTGCGGGTGATATTCATGCAACACTTTATACTGGTTCGAAAGCTATGCATAGCCAAATCCTTAGCATCTTCAATGACGATGCAGgaaaattcaaacaattttctgcagcacaaaatatgaaaattaCTTTGCAGCGGAGATACAAAAATGCAGTTGTAGACAGCTCTCGTCAAAAGCAACTGGAGATATTTCTTGGAATGAGACTATTCAAGCATCTTCCATCAGTTTCTTTTCACCCTCTTAAT GTCGTCTCTCGACCATCTGGTTTCTTCCTTAAGCCAGTTGCTAACATGTTTCCAAGTTCCAATGGTGGAGCCAGTCTTCTGAGTTTCAAGAGAAAGGATCTAGTCTGG GTTTGCCCACAGGCCGCAGATGTTGTCGAACTTTTTATCTATTTAGGTGAACCTTGCCATGTTTGTCAGCTTCTTCTCACAATATCCCATGGTGTAGATGATTCAACTTATCCATCAACAGTTGACGTAAGGACAGGACGCTCTTTAGATGGGCTAAAACTTGTATTGGAG GGTGCTTCGATACCTCATTGTGTAAATGGAACAAACCTCTTGATACCCTTAACAGGGGCAATTAGTCCAGAGGATATGGCTGTAACAGGAGCTGGTTCACGTCTTCATGCTCAAGATACATCTAGCCTTCCATTATTGTATGATTTTGAAGAACTGGAAGGAGAACTTGACTTCCTTACTCGTGTAGTTGCCCTTACATTTTATCCTGCCGTCTCTGGAAAGAGCCCTATCACTTTTGGTGAG ATAGAAGTCCTTGGAGTTTCTCTTCCTTGGAAGGGTGTATTTACTAACGAAGGCCCTGGTGCAAGTTTACCTGAACAAGCTAAAAACCTTCAGAATGAAAACAATCTTTTTTCCACTGGGTCAAAAACCAATCCATTTTCCGGTGCTTCATCTAATGAATATGTGACGGTACCAGTGCAACCAAGTGCATCTGCCAACAATTTGGTTGATCTATTGACCGGAGAGGTTGTGCTTTCAGAACACTTTGCTGCACCAGTGATAGGAAATGCTGAGGACAAGGGAGGTGACTTGCTTGATTTCTTGGACCAAGCTATTGTTGAATATCATGGTGCTGAAACTGATCATAAATCACATGATGGAAAACCTTTAGATAGCAGTTCTCAGCAGTACATTGATTGTTTGAAATCCATTGCTGGGCCACGTATG gaaaaaaaactaaacttCATGGAAGCCATGAAACTTGAAATTGAACGCCTTCGGCTGGACATTTCTGCTGCTGAAAGGGATAGAGCTTTGTTATCTATAGGAACTGATCCTGCTACTATAAACCCTAATGTTTTACTTGATGAACGATACATGGGAAGATTGTGTAGAGTTGCAAACTCCGTTGCACTGCTTGGACAAGCATCCTTGGAAGACAAAATTACATCTGCTGTTGGTCTTGAGACTACTGATGATACTGCAATAGATTTTTGGAATATAACTAGCTTTGGTGAGCGCTGTTATGGCGGCACGTGTGAGGTGCGTGCTGAAACTAATGCACCTACACGTGCTTCCTTTTCAGAATCATCAGGGGGAGTTTCCCCATCTCTTTTCTTATGTTCCCAATGTGAAAGGAAAGTATGTAAAGTTTGTTGTGCTGGGAGAGGGGCCCTTCTGGTTGCAGGCTATGGCTCAAGGGAGGCCATGAGTTACAATGGTGTGGTAAATCAGGGGGGGTCAGGCCATGGTTTCCAGGTTGATGTCTCAACAAATCATACAGTAGTGCTGGATAGTGTTATTTGTAAAAGATGCTGCGATGATACTGTGCTTGATGCATTGATCTTGGACTACGTCAGGGTCTTGGTAAGCAAGAGGAGAAGTGCCCGTGCAGATTCTGCTGCCCATGAGGCCTTGAACCAAGTGATTGGATATTCGGTAAGGAATTGTCTTTCTGAAAGGAATCAGTCTCCGGATAGACCGAGAACTATTAAAGTTCTGCAGAAATTACTTGGCAGTGTGGAATCGTTAGCTGAGTTTCCATTTGCCAGCTTTTTACACTCG GTTGAAACGGGAGCAGATTCAGCACCATTCTTGTCATTGCTTGCTCCTCTTGAATCTGGATCACGACATTCATACTGGAAAGCTCCTCCTAGTACCACTAGTGTTGAGTTTGTTATTGTTCTTGGCACCCTTTCTGATGTTAGTGGGGTTGTTTTGCTTATTAGTCCATGTGGTTATTCTGAGGCTGATGCTCCCACC GTGCAAATCTGGGCCAGCAATAAAATACACAAAGAAGAAAGGTCATGCATGGGAAAATGGGATTTGCAGTCCCAGATCACGTCTTCCTCAGAATATTATGGACCAGAAAAGTCGGTTAGAGAAAATGAAGTACCTAGGCATGTGAAGTTTGAATTTGGGAATCCAGTTCGATGCCGCATTATTTGGATAACATTACGCCTTCAACGACCTGGTTCAAAATCTCTTAATTTGGACAACTTGAATCTCTTGTCTCTTGATGAAAATCCATTTGCAGAAGTAACTCGGCGTGCCTCTTTTGGAGGAAAAGTTGAAAGAGAACCCTGTATTCATGCCAAAAGGATACTGGTAGTCGGAAGCTCGGTGAAAAAAGAGATGGTAGATACATCACAAGCCTCCGATCCGATGAATCTGAAAGGCTGGCTGGAGAGAAGTCCACCACTGAATAGATTTAGg GTTCCCATTGAGGCTGAGAGGCTGTTGGACCATGATATTATTTTGGAGCAATATCTTTCTCCTGCATCACCTTTGCTTGCCGGATTTCGTCTTGATGCTTTTGGTGCAATAAGGCCTCTGGTTACCCATTCACCCTTTTCAAATGCACACATCTGGGATACGTCAGCAACACTTGTAGACGAGAGACACATCTCTCCAGCCGTTCTGTATATACAAGTATCTGCTGTCCAG GAACCGCACAGCATCGTACCGATTGCCGAATATCGCTTGCCGGAGGCTAAGTCTGGAACGGCGATGTACTTTGATTTCCCTCGAGAGATACAAACCCGCAGAATTATGTTTAAACTGCTTGGAGATATTACAGCATTTGCCGATGACCCAACGGAGCAGGATGATGCCGGTTCCAGAGGTGTACCGGTGGCGGCAGGCTTGTCGTTGGCCAATAAAATAAAGTTGTATTACTACGCTGATCCGTACGAACTTGGAAAATGGGCAAGCCTCTCGGCCGTTTGA